The genomic stretch TCAGTACTTATAACCAAATGGCAGGTCAAGTTAGTAAGCTCTTTCTGGTCATTTTTATCTTAATATTTGCCGTAGGAGTGGCCTTAGTAAATTTTAGACGCGGTGAGCTTTTTTACGTTCACCTGATTACGGCTACTCACTTTGTAAGCTTCGCTATCCTATCTATGCTCATCATTTTACCCTTAGTGGGGAGTCTTTTAATTTGGATTTACCTTATAATTTCTCCACAAAGTTCTTGGAATCTGAATCCTAATATGGGACCAATTACTCTTACCATATTGCTGATTTTGGCAGTTTATAGCTATGCAATGCAAAAAAGATTATATCAGCAAGGATTTTTTGTTAATCTGATAAAAGCAGCTTTACTGATTGTGTTTTTCGCTCTATCAGTTGTGGTTTATCGCTTTTTCCTTTTTGTGGTTACTATGCAGTTAGTTTAGCAGATGGCCTGTTAAAGTTTATCCGAATCTGTCTTACTTTATTCTTTTGTCTGGCTTTGGAATTTGAACGGACACGGAAGTTCCCATTTCTGGATTGTTTTTAAAATGGAGAACTCCATTATGAGCATCCACAAAATCGGTAACAATTCGAAGACCTATACCGGTACCGCTTTCCCCTGAAGTACCTTGATTTGAGATTAGCCCGTCTCTATTGTTTAAGTTGTGCAGTACATTTTCAGGAATACCCAATCCGCTATCACAAAAGGTAATTTCGGTAAATTCAGAATTGTCCCTTACATCAATTTTCAGAAAGCCTTTTTCAGGTGTGAATTTTATAGCATTTGAAAGTAGGTTTCCACAAATGCTTCGCATCTGATTGTAATCGGCCCAAAGTTCTGTATTGGGAGAAACATTCAATTCTAACTTTAGCTGTTTGGCTCTGATGTTTGGCTCATAAATGTTAACCACTTCATTGAGCAATTCTTTTGTATCGAGCTTTTGAATAAGCTTACTGATCTCATTCATTTGGAGCCTGGCCCATGCCAAGATTTCATGAAGGGTAGTGAGACTAATATCTACTTCCTTTTTTAAATGCCCGAATAAATCCTGTAGCTCTTCCCGAGTTATTTCTACCGCGGACATGGTACTTAATAAACTAGATATTCCGGCTAATGGAGTGCGTAAATCATGACCCAATACTGATAGAATCTTATTTTTAAGGTCATTAGATTCTGCTAGTTCGCTCTCTCGCTCTTTTAATTTTATGTATTGTTGAGATAAAGCATCGCTGGATTCTTTCTCTCGGACAAAGGCTCTATTTCGTTGCCCTAAAGTTTTAATAAGCCATGCCCCGGCCAGAAGTAATAGAATAATAGAGATAGATGAAATGTATAGAAGGATTTGTTGTGACTTCAATTTTTGCGATTGTGCAACCTCCTTTTCTTTTAGAACCATGTTTTCCGCTTCAGCCAAATCAGCTTCATATTGTGTTCGCAGTTCTGCAAAGTGTTGTTCTTCTTGGTTTATTTTTATACTGTCTAAAATGGCTTGCATTTTTTCAAAATACTTCAATGCATTTTCAAAATTTCCTTGGGCCTTGTTTACCTCATATAGGCCTGTATAAACACTTTCAAACATAGATAGTTGCCCAGACTCTTCAGCCATTTCTAAGCATTCTATCAACATTTCTTCGCTTTTTTTGAAACTACCAATTTTGAAATAGATTTCACCTAAATCCATTAAGTTGTGAAAAATACCTTGCGTTAACTGATTCTCTCTGCATTGTTTTAAAGAGATGTTATGGTACTTGATGGCTTCATCATATACTTCAGATTGCTTGTAGGTAGTGGCAAGTAAATAATTTGCAGAGGCCATTTCCCCATTAGTTCCAAATTGTTGTTTTAGGGCAACCGATTTTTTTGCATAGAAGAGAGCGCTATCACGAATGTTTTCCGCAGAAAACGCAATCGAAAGGTTGTGGTAGTTTTGAGCCAATCCAAAACTGTTATTCACCTTTTTATTCGCTACAAGGGCACGTTTGTAGTGGGTTCGCGCCTCATCGTAATCATTAATGTTAATCCTATATATCTCCCCAATATTGTTTTCTACGATAGCGAGTTTGGTATAGTCTTTATTTTCAGTGAAGTATTTCTTTGCAGTAAGTAAGTTAGAAAGTGCTTTTTGATGCAAATTAACTCTGCTATATGCATTAGCCATGTTAAGCAAAATGGAATAGTAAATTTTGTCATCCCTATTGATATAATAACTGAGAGCTTTTTCATAATACTTAATTGCTTCAGCTGCAACGCCACTTTTTACTTCTGTATTGGCAATATGACTGTAAACAAGGCCTATTTTACTGGAGTCCTGTATTTCTTCCGCAATCTCTAAAGCTTTATCAAAATATTCTCTGGACTTAGGAATGAAGCTACCATCAAAAAAATAGATACCGGAAGTAATATAAAATGATAATAACTGTCTATTGGGAGTGCTTTCCGATAAGCGATCTTCAGCTTCATTGAGGAGTTCTTCTACTTCTTGTCGGTGGTCCACTTCATTCATTTCACTTGCACTATCCAATATTTGCTGTAGGCTTAGATTGGAGTATTGAGCCAGAGCAAAAAAAGGTGACGTAACAATTGATAAAAATGTAAGGAATGCAAAAAGTTGTTTCATGTATGTGTGAGTGGAGTAGGGATAAATGTAAGCGGTTTAGTATATAAATGGAACTTTTGTGCAAAAAAAATAGCGCAGACCGTTTATCTGCGCTATTCTAATGTTTTTACCTAGTTAGATTTCTATTGTTTCAATACTCTAAAAGTAGAAATTCCATTCCCGCTGTGTACTTGAATTACATAGAGTCCATTTTGTTGTCCAAGGGCTATTTTGGTTTCAGTACTGTTTGTTACTTCATGAGTTTTAATCAAACTCCCATCAATACTAAATACCCGTATTGTAGCATCGCTGTTGGTCTCATTAAAGTGTATCGTTATCTGGCCCGAGGTAGGGTTTGGATAGTAGCTAATTGCGGGGTTGGCATCAACTACAAAGGATCTGGTACTAATAAGATAAGGGCGATTGGTTTCAATTACGGTGCGCATTACATCTATCTGTCCTTGGGTAAATGAGTTTTGACAATTACCACTTGAATAGTCCATATAATTTTCAACCATATCAGGCAGATCCATTCCTAATATGGTATCCACACAATTATTGGCTACATGGTTACAATTAAAAGAACTTGATCTATCACTTCTTGGAGTGTCATGTATAAAGTCGTCCATAGTGCAATCGCCATCTCCCCAAATGTGGCGCAAGCCTAAATAATGACCCATTTCATGAACCAGTATTTTTCCACTTCTTACCAAGGCATCATAACTCTGGTAGGGTGTAGGAAATAAATTTGGATTATTAGATCCAATAACCGGATAGTGCAAAAGGATGCCTTCCTGAAACCCACCTAACTCCGTATAAATTTCAGTTGGCCAATTGGGATGATTGGCAGGAGGGGTAGCGAGTCCGAAAAATACAAGTTCCTCGAAATCATTGAACTTTGGTTCGAATATTCTTAAATCTCCCACCCAAATATTTACATAGTTAAGGGAGTTCCAGGCACTTCTTCCACCGAGGCTATCTTGCGTTATTCTGAAATAATTATAGTACAAACTATCATTTAGCCAATCTTGAATTTCCTGCATTTGCGTTTGATCATAAGGCAAAACACCACCAAAGTATTTTGTTGGGGAATAAGTTCTGGTAATGCCATTTGTAGGATTACCGGCAGGATCATTAGTGGCTAAAACAAACTCTATTTCACTATCGGCTACGAGCGGTTTAAAGTCAGCTCTGGTATTTACAGTGTCCGTATTTTGGCGTCTAAAGCTTTCATTCAGCACTCTTAGTTGATCTTGAATTACAGAGTCTGCAAGGTTTGCTGATGTATCATTATATAGAATATGAAACACTACTGGAATTTGCATTACGCCACTGCTCGTTTTTTTACGATTGGCATTTTCATTTGTAATGTTGGCCAAATATTGGTTTGCTGCTTTTAGAAAACCAGGCTTAACTCTGTCAGCATGTTTCATTAGTTCAAAGCTACCACAGCCTACCAATGTATCATTAGCAGAAGCATGATGTGGTTTGCTCAAAGCCTGTTTGATTAATCCTTGTGAAAATAGCGGGCAAGTAGTAGCTATAAGGAAACAAAGTAAAAGGTGTTTCATTTTAAGTTTTAGTGTTTGCATTTTTTAAAGGGAATTTTGGGGTTATTTATTCTTCAATTTGATCAGGTACATATTCTAGTATATCGCCAGGTTGGCAATCCAAAGCTTTGCAAATGGCTTCGAGCGTGGTAAAGCGTACAGCTTTAGCCTTACTTTGCTTAAGTATTGAAAGGTTTACCACAGACAGGCCGATCTCTTCAGCAAGGTCTTTTACCTTCATCTTCCGCTGAGCCAGCACCACGTCCAAATTTACAATGATTGCCATCCAGCTTATATGGTAAGTGAGTCTTCAATGGAGTTAATCAAGTGTTCGGAATTTTTTTGATTCTTATCCCAGGTTTGCACCTGCATTACAGCTACTGAATGGAAGTTCATAATGGTTTCGCCATTTTCTTCTGTAAAGTCGATGTATAAATTTTCTCCCCAGGATTTCCAGCTGATAGGGCTGATGGCAAAAATTTCGAATCGTTCTTTATCAGCATGAACCAGTTTGAATTTGGTGGTATCAAGTACCTCCAAAGTTTTTTCAAACATCAGATCTATAGGGATGTCATAAGAAGTTTTGGAAGCATACTTTGCAGAAAGGAAATTGAAAGGGCTTAGAAAATAGGATTTAAACCTAGGGTTTTTTCGAATTACAAAATGAAAGATGAAGAAGCTCGCAATTACAGCCGTTACTATAAAAGCTGGCTTAGAATCGGCTGGAACATAGCGTGAGTAAATAATTGAAAAACCAAGGATTACCACAATCCATATTATGTTCTTGATGTATTTCATTTTCAAGCTTGATTTGTTGAAACGAAAATAAATCAAAATTTTCAGATAACATTAAAAAATTAATGATAAACGTTAATTTTTTTTGGAGAGTGTGTTTCAGGTTTTCTATTGTATGTAAATGATGATGCCGCGTGTGATAATCAGTAAAATAAGTCATTTCCCGTAAGGTAAGCTTGCCCAGCAATGGGTGAGGTAGAATGAGCACATCCAAATCTTCTTCCGTGAATTTTTTTAGTCGTTTGATTAGCGTTCCTGTAGCCTTCATAAGATTATCTGCAAGCTTCTGTCTTTTGTCAAAGGAAATTCCTTCGGGCGCAAATTGAGATGGCGCCTTGCCACCAAGCCCTAGTTTTTCTTTATACCGAATTATCAAATCATCATACGATCGGCTGGGGCGATTGGCTTTGCCAAAGTTTAACTTCATAATTGCTTTGGGCAGCATCAACGCCTTATTTAGTGGTACAATGCTTTTATAGATGTGCTCCATTTGCTGTCCAGCAGTCCATTTGTCATTGTAAGAGTAGTTGTAATCTTCTTCGCTTAGAGAGGTAATGTAGGTTGTAAAATCCTTATTGGTTTGAACTAGCTTTTCACTGATTTCTTCTCTTGTCATGAGTTTAGAATTTGATTGGAAGATAAGAAATAGGAATGCTAAATAATAAACTATGACTCGCTTGAGTGGTGATTACTCCTTTACAATCCTTGTGAAGTAATTATAGGAGCCTATTTTCAACTTTACTAAATAAACACCACTGGCGAATTCACTGATGTCCAAATTTCGAGTGACTCCCAACTCAATAATAAATTCGTCTCTCATTAAAGAGCCATCAGAGCTATGTGCGATGAGTTGCACGTTTGCAGTATCTAAAGGGGAGGGTAGCTTTAGAGTGAGGTTGCCAGAGCTTGGATTAGGGAAAAGTTGTATATCAGAAATAGGATTGAATGTGTTTGACGAAATTGACAATACCGAAGTATCTGATTTTAGAAGTTGCAAATTGTTGATTGTGCAACTATTAATAAGCGTATCTAAATAATATCCTCCGCACCAGGGAGAGAAATAAATATTAATCGAATCAGTAGTTATACTATCCGATTGATATGTCTGATTTATTTCTAAAGTGGTGGTGGTTACCTTTATATATTCATTAATTAGTGTATCTGTGTCAACTACTATTTGCGTGGTTGTTTTAGTATAAGTTTTTGAGAATACATTATAGCTATTCACGTAGCTATAAGTACTGTCAGACTTTGAAGGAATGGGTTTAGATTCATTAAGGTGAACCATTAACTTTCCGGAAGCCTCACCAGGCAAAGCGATATCAATCAATCCATCATCATTAATATCCCCGAGACTTAAAGCATATGGATTGGTAACTTGTACATAAGGTGAGACAATTAAGTGGTAAGGAATTGAATTGTTTATACTATCATAGTCATACAGTGATAGTTTTCCCCAAGCATGGTTAAGCACCAGTAATTCATCAGTACCATCACAGTTAAAATCTGCCATTTCTGTAGAATGAGGTAAGTCATAGGCATCAATAAATTGGGGCGTTTGAGGCAAGGTGCCGCTTGCATTTTGTAACCATATAGCCATTTCAGCGTGTGGTCTGTTTCCTGAAAGAGAGGCTGCAACATCTTTTCTGCCATCGCCATTAAAATCTCCAATAGCAACGCCCCTTGGAAATTTCCCCGACAGATTGTAGGACGAATATGCATTAAGTAGGCCAGATTTTTTTTGAGTAAAGACATGCACTCCCGTTTGTCCTTGGCCAGTCATAAATACCACATCGTCCAAACCGTCATTATTTACGTCCCCAATCTCCAGGTCATCCCTCCCGCTGTTTGGGCTTGGATAAGTATGAGTATTATATCCGGTAGCGGTGCGGATAAATAATCTTATAAAGTTTTCACCCCAATGACCAACAGCAATATCGGTTCTTCCATCATCATTGAAATCTCCTAGGCCTAAACCATCAACAGTTTTTCCGCTATAATATCTTATCATAGAATTTAATGATCCAGATGAATTTTGATAAAAAATGCCAATAGAGTCTCCAAAACCTATAATCAGGTCATTTAGCTTATCGTTATTTACATCACCTATTCGTAAAGCCATTATGCGCTTTTTAGGGCTGTACTTAAACTTAATTGGTGATTGTTGAAACCATGCAGAACTATCCTGATAGTAGATAAAAACTCGATAGTCATTTTGTGGATCAAAATAGGACTGGGTACCAACCACAATATCATTTAGCCCGTCATTATTCAAATCACCAATTCGAGTGACTTCAGGTGAAGATCCTATTGTGTCAATTGTAATAGCGTTAGAAAATGAGGTTTGTCCTATAGAGTATGAACCAAGTACGACTATTAAACAAAATGAGAGTAGTTTTTTTAGCACTGTTAGTTTTTTACAAAATTAGAAAAACTACCGATCTCTTATAAAAGGGGTGTGATGCTGTAAATGCTTAAAAACGAGTTGGGAAAATAGCTATCTTCATAGCATCTTAACTAGTTGTATCATTAATAAAAACCAAATCTTATGAACCTAAGTACCAACTTGAGCTTGCTTGAAGTAACCAAAAGCCAAACAGCAGTTCGCCACAGTATAGACAATACACCAAACGCCCAGCAATTAGAAAATCTGAAGCGTGTAGCGGAAAACATTTTTCAGCCCATTCGTGAGCATTTTAATACCCCAATTTTTATAAGCTCAGGCTTTAGGTGTGAAGATCTCAATACGCGCATTGGTGGCTCACGCACGAGTAGCCATTGCAAGGGTGAAGCTCTGGATATTGACATGGATGGACGCGGTACCATTACCAACCGTCAGGTGTTTGATTACGTGCGTGCCAACCTCCAATTCGACCAACTTATTTATGAATTTGGCGATGACCAAAATCCGGGCTGGGTACACATTAGCTATAAGAAAACAGGAAATCGTAATCAGGTGTTGAAAGCCAGTAAAGTAAATGGAAGAACCACTTATACTCAGATGTAGTATAGGAGTAAGGTATTTGTTAGAAAAGTTTGATAAAATTGAACATAGTATATTCTAATCTTTAACCTGTTGTGCGTTTTTCTTTCCAGATTCCTGCAAAAAAACCAATAACGGGAAATAAAACAGCTGTAATTTGCCATTGAGGGTTGCGAGTAAGTGAAACTAAGTCTTCAAACCATGTTTTACGTGGTACTATCTCAAAAGAAAGAGGTTCTTGATAAGCCTTGATTAATTCTTTATTAGAATCCAAACTTTTCAC from Owenweeksia hongkongensis DSM 17368 encodes the following:
- a CDS encoding D-Ala-D-Ala carboxypeptidase family metallohydrolase → MNLSTNLSLLEVTKSQTAVRHSIDNTPNAQQLENLKRVAENIFQPIREHFNTPIFISSGFRCEDLNTRIGGSRTSSHCKGEALDIDMDGRGTITNRQVFDYVRANLQFDQLIYEFGDDQNPGWVHISYKKTGNRNQVLKASKVNGRTTYTQM
- a CDS encoding tetratricopeptide repeat-containing sensor histidine kinase — protein: MKQLFAFLTFLSIVTSPFFALAQYSNLSLQQILDSASEMNEVDHRQEVEELLNEAEDRLSESTPNRQLLSFYITSGIYFFDGSFIPKSREYFDKALEIAEEIQDSSKIGLVYSHIANTEVKSGVAAEAIKYYEKALSYYINRDDKIYYSILLNMANAYSRVNLHQKALSNLLTAKKYFTENKDYTKLAIVENNIGEIYRININDYDEARTHYKRALVANKKVNNSFGLAQNYHNLSIAFSAENIRDSALFYAKKSVALKQQFGTNGEMASANYLLATTYKQSEVYDEAIKYHNISLKQCRENQLTQGIFHNLMDLGEIYFKIGSFKKSEEMLIECLEMAEESGQLSMFESVYTGLYEVNKAQGNFENALKYFEKMQAILDSIKINQEEQHFAELRTQYEADLAEAENMVLKEKEVAQSQKLKSQQILLYISSISIILLLLAGAWLIKTLGQRNRAFVREKESSDALSQQYIKLKERESELAESNDLKNKILSVLGHDLRTPLAGISSLLSTMSAVEITREELQDLFGHLKKEVDISLTTLHEILAWARLQMNEISKLIQKLDTKELLNEVVNIYEPNIRAKQLKLELNVSPNTELWADYNQMRSICGNLLSNAIKFTPEKGFLKIDVRDNSEFTEITFCDSGLGIPENVLHNLNNRDGLISNQGTSGESGTGIGLRIVTDFVDAHNGVLHFKNNPEMGTSVSVQIPKPDKRIK
- a CDS encoding zinc-dependent metalloprotease; protein product: MKHLLLCFLIATTCPLFSQGLIKQALSKPHHASANDTLVGCGSFELMKHADRVKPGFLKAANQYLANITNENANRKKTSSGVMQIPVVFHILYNDTSANLADSVIQDQLRVLNESFRRQNTDTVNTRADFKPLVADSEIEFVLATNDPAGNPTNGITRTYSPTKYFGGVLPYDQTQMQEIQDWLNDSLYYNYFRITQDSLGGRSAWNSLNYVNIWVGDLRIFEPKFNDFEELVFFGLATPPANHPNWPTEIYTELGGFQEGILLHYPVIGSNNPNLFPTPYQSYDALVRSGKILVHEMGHYLGLRHIWGDGDCTMDDFIHDTPRSDRSSSFNCNHVANNCVDTILGMDLPDMVENYMDYSSGNCQNSFTQGQIDVMRTVIETNRPYLISTRSFVVDANPAISYYPNPTSGQITIHFNETNSDATIRVFSIDGSLIKTHEVTNSTETKIALGQQNGLYVIQVHSGNGISTFRVLKQ
- a CDS encoding helix-turn-helix domain-containing protein translates to MAIIVNLDVVLAQRKMKVKDLAEEIGLSVVNLSILKQSKAKAVRFTTLEAICKALDCQPGDILEYVPDQIEE
- a CDS encoding T9SS type A sorting domain-containing protein; the encoded protein is MLKKLLSFCLIVVLGSYSIGQTSFSNAITIDTIGSSPEVTRIGDLNNDGLNDIVVGTQSYFDPQNDYRVFIYYQDSSAWFQQSPIKFKYSPKKRIMALRIGDVNNDKLNDLIIGFGDSIGIFYQNSSGSLNSMIRYYSGKTVDGLGLGDFNDDGRTDIAVGHWGENFIRLFIRTATGYNTHTYPSPNSGRDDLEIGDVNNDGLDDVVFMTGQGQTGVHVFTQKKSGLLNAYSSYNLSGKFPRGVAIGDFNGDGRKDVAASLSGNRPHAEMAIWLQNASGTLPQTPQFIDAYDLPHSTEMADFNCDGTDELLVLNHAWGKLSLYDYDSINNSIPYHLIVSPYVQVTNPYALSLGDINDDGLIDIALPGEASGKLMVHLNESKPIPSKSDSTYSYVNSYNVFSKTYTKTTTQIVVDTDTLINEYIKVTTTTLEINQTYQSDSITTDSINIYFSPWCGGYYLDTLINSCTINNLQLLKSDTSVLSISSNTFNPISDIQLFPNPSSGNLTLKLPSPLDTANVQLIAHSSDGSLMRDEFIIELGVTRNLDISEFASGVYLVKLKIGSYNYFTRIVKE
- a CDS encoding DUF3667 domain-containing protein, with product MERDEMTLRHFFGSVWNAVTFTDIKFLRSVLALLFRPGKLTVEFFAGRRKLYTAPIALFFFINLVYFIYQPVDALNSSLRSQTEGQFYSEWASGVVDDYLSKESIAPENFVSTYNQMAGQVSKLFLVIFILIFAVGVALVNFRRGELFYVHLITATHFVSFAILSMLIILPLVGSLLIWIYLIISPQSSWNLNPNMGPITLTILLILAVYSYAMQKRLYQQGFFVNLIKAALLIVFFALSVVVYRFFLFVVTMQLV
- a CDS encoding DinB family protein produces the protein MTREEISEKLVQTNKDFTTYITSLSEEDYNYSYNDKWTAGQQMEHIYKSIVPLNKALMLPKAIMKLNFGKANRPSRSYDDLIIRYKEKLGLGGKAPSQFAPEGISFDKRQKLADNLMKATGTLIKRLKKFTEEDLDVLILPHPLLGKLTLREMTYFTDYHTRHHHLHTIENLKHTLQKKLTFIINFLMLSENFDLFSFQQIKLENEIHQEHNMDCGNPWFFNYLLTLCSSRF